Proteins encoded by one window of Dreissena polymorpha isolate Duluth1 chromosome 11, UMN_Dpol_1.0, whole genome shotgun sequence:
- the LOC127850003 gene encoding gem-associated protein 6-like, which translates to MLQKLIHYSFASRFFEVSILTDDDVQHVGLVFTVDPVSETFVLVNFDDSKTTVDLITNHCISAVRILSEDIETYKSQLDILFRPKSGKELTFEEMKQRQNIVRMWLLKNRLPVEITGANEEFLTIADALVIQPPYGAGNCVSTNEIILGKIQGLIKTCLLTSKNGRLLSEVYKVGL; encoded by the coding sequence GTGAGCATTCTCACAGACGATGACGTTCAACATGTTGGTCTTGTCTTCACAGTCGATCCAGTCTCTGAAACGTTTGTGCTCGTGAACTTTGACGACAGCAAAACCACGGTGGACCTCATTACCAACCACTGTATCTCAGCCGTAAGAATACTTAGCGAAGATATTGAGACGTACAAGTCACAGTTGGACATTCTTTTTCGACCAAAGAGTGGGAAAGAGTTGACATTCGAGGAAATGAAGCAACGACAGAACATTGTCAGGATGTGGCTTCTAAAGAACAGGCTGCCGGTGGAAATTACTGGCGCCAATGAGGAGTTCTTGACCATTGCTGATGCTCTTGTTATTCAGCCTCCGTATGGGGCAGGGAACTGTGTCAGCACGAATGAAATCATCTTAGGAAAGATTCAGGGTCTCATTAAAACATGCCTGCTGACCAGCAAGAATGGTAGATTGCTGAGTGAAGTTTATAAAGTTGGACTTTAG